One window of the Mixophyes fleayi isolate aMixFle1 chromosome 6, aMixFle1.hap1, whole genome shotgun sequence genome contains the following:
- the LOC142094715 gene encoding keratin, type I cytoskeletal 12-like — translation MSHSSSYQVRSSSQKVQSGSRGSSYGGFSSASLSGAGFGGGLSQSANFSYGSSGFGGSEGLLPGGEKHTMQNLNDRLAAYLDKVRALESANSELELKIRQWYEQNHTLNSTQSRDYSKFFQVIEDLRNKIIIGSTDNARVVLQIDNARLAADDFRMKYENELALRQSVENDINGLRRVLDELTLSRSDLELQLESLAEELAYLKKNHLEEMNAFSGSSGQVNVEMDAAPGVDLTQLLNGMRAEYEAMAEKNRKEAEEMFLKKSSELKKEISIGVQEVQTSRTEISDLKRTLQNLEIELQAQISMKNSLEGTLSETEGRYCVQLNQLQLQISSIEEQLHQVRSDSERQKGEYLRLMDIKTRLEMEIETYRRLLEGEANFTVQKPQSQTSSVDSKRDPTKTRKVKTIVEEVVDGKVVSTQVKEVEEKM, via the exons ATGTCTCACTCAAGCAGTTATCAGGTTAGATCATCCAGCCAGAAGGTGCAAAGTGGCAGCAGAGGCAGCAGCTATGGAGGATTCAGCAGTGCCTCCTTGTCTGGAGCAGGCTTTGGTGGAGGATTGTCTCAAAGTGCTAACTTCAGCTATGGTAGCTCAGGTTTTGGTGGGAGCGAAGGTCTTCTGCCCGGCGGGGAAAAACATACCATGCAGAACCTGAATGACCGTCTGGCCGCCTATCTGGATAAAGTGCGAGCACTAGAATCAGCCAACTCTGAGCTGGAGCTGAAAATTAGGCAATGGTACGAACAGAATCATACACTCAACAGCACCCAAAGCCGAGACTACTCCAAATTCTTCCAAGTCATTGAAGATCTGAGAAACAAG ATTATCATTGGAAGTACGGACAATGCCAGAGTGGTCCTTCAGATCGACAATGCCAGGCTGGCTGCTGATGACTTCAGAATGAA GTATGAGAACGAACTGGCCCTACGTCAAAGTGTGGAGAATGACATCAATGGCCTCCGACGTGTACTGGATGAACTGACCCTCTCCAGATCTGACCTTGAGTTACAGCTCGAGTCCCTGGCTGAAGAGCTTGCATACCTCAAAAAGAACCATCTGGAG GAGATGAATGCCTTCAGCGGTAGCTCTGGCCAAGTGAATGTTGAGATGGATGCTGCTCCGGGAGTGGACCTAACTCAGCTTCTGAATGGCATGAGAGCAGAGTATGAAGCAATGGCTGAGAAGAATCGCAAAGAAGCTGAAGAGATGTTCCTGAAGAAG AGCAGTGAGTTGAAAAAGGAAATTTCCATTGGTGTACAAGAAGTCCAGACAAGCCGGACTGAGATCTCAGACCTCAAACGCACATtgcaaaatcttgaaattgaatTACAGGCTCAGATCTCCATG AAAAACTCTCTTGAGGGAACATTATCAGAGACAGAAGGTCGTTACTGCGTTCAACTGAATCAGCTCCAACTTCAGATTTCCAGCATTGAAGAACAGTTGCATCAGGTCAGATCTGATTCAGAAAGACAGAAGGGAGAGTATCTCCGCCTTATGGACATCAAGACCAGACTGGAGATGGAGATTGAGACCTACAGACGCTTGCTGGAGGGAGAAGCAAA TTTCACTGTACAGAAACCACAGTCACAAACATCATCAGTAGATTCCAAGAGAG ATCCAACCAAAACAAGGAAGGTGAAAACAATCGTTGAAGAAGTGGTTGATGGGAAAGTTGTTTCTACCCAAGTGAAGGAAGTTGAAGAAAAGATGTAA